From Paenibacillus graminis, a single genomic window includes:
- a CDS encoding polysaccharide lyase family 8 super-sandwich domain-containing protein: MADKKQRVVMRWTCLVMVCSMISSIWFYSSASASTSGTMNASQETAEMKLMKNRMVDFYISRDIINDGTNGRVEWTFKSQAGTYLSDQNANGSWGDVDYASTTSSANGRAWSPYLALDRMQSMAQAFADPNGPYYHSETLLGGIQKGLDYWFTVKPTSTNWWETGIGKQLRLGKIALLCEGYLTAAQVSNIIGTLDSSPHTVDGANSSWYNQNYMIRGLLLEDAQNVRNAVEAFNVLSNVTTTVTGIQSDMSFFMHGKTNYTTGYGRSFARDMSFWAYVTSDTSFSYSKAAIDSLSSYLLDGTRYLVRGDVADLGMGMNGPEWPGYESAALTFYEDPLQWMQAANPKRAGEFASFLDNIRSFGTSTSNGLDANNMTQWQTLVSSHMRNDYGITVKMSSKTVKGGEWRTINPSGYNLLYWTPQGATAIQRTGDEYRPVYPLMDWAHVPGTTAPYVLTKDGNFNNPKTFVGGVTNERYGATAFDFNKLSTSGKKGYFFFDDEMVALGAGIASTNAAPVHTTLNQSLAVGDVLVDGAVIPDGTAQANGRWAYNDKIGYVFPNPTDFQVKRETKMGKWSDVITGSSTEPITKPVFSIWLDHGVKPTNASYEYIVLPNKTPEEVGSYASVNPISILSNTPSVQAVRHNALGIAELLFYQPGTVTVRDGLTVTVDQPSMVIIDESVTPVRISVANPETPGITVNVTLNRDGEKATTTYRLGKDTFTGRSMTLNEGTSSDDSGFDLAYSKGATASSSQGKQFASNATDLYRSSYWSSNASDNEWIYVDLQNQYTIDKVRLNWEKAYGKSYKIQVSDDAVTWTDVYTTSMGDGGIDDISFGKASARFVRMQGVQPGTGDGYSLAEFNVFEAVAPNLAEGMPVTASSTRAADVSPGNAVDGSLTTRWGSNYADPQWIYVDLGSSQPIAKVMLHWESAYGKEYQIQVSDNTTDWTTVYSTTTGDGEIDDISFEPVTARYVRMYGTKRASTYGYSLWEFKVYGTENVQKVPTRVELQATPSSVAAGGKVSVTGTVYDGDDLPVPGVEVEIAAASGSIETAKAVTDANGRFSTDFTAPSTAGDVTIAALLPASPAVTDTVTVSVNQDVQVPARIELQVAPSSVEAGGEVSVTGAVYDSGGLPVSGVEVELTAASGSIEPATAATDANGRFSTVFTAPHAAGEVTITAAVTANPSVRGTTAVYVDGVVQVPARIELQEAPSSVVAQGKVPVTGVVYDGGNLPVPGVEVEIAASSGSIQTAKAVTDANGRFSTVFTAPSAAGEVTITAVLTASPAVTDKITVSVIKAAQVPALIELQATPSAVTVGDDVSIAGIVYDGDNLPVSGVEAEVAASSGSFKTATAVTDANGRFSMVFTAPSAAGEVTITAVLTANPSVTGKINVSVNERSNGGSGGSGGNSGGGAPVTPPVTPNNPNVNPNDDPNDGPGTQDVPVPGHAFADIGGHWAEANILEAEKKGIITGYPDGSFRPDRTVTRAEFAVMLAKALKLQNEEAVLSFKDADRIGQWARTAVARAVSLGLIQGDKNSNFRPDAPLTRSEMAVMLARALNLAPEARSAGFADDRDIPVWAAGAAAEMKKLGIMQGKGNNSFFPKNAATRAETVTVLLRMLVAKDQE; the protein is encoded by the coding sequence ATGGCTGACAAGAAGCAAAGGGTTGTAATGAGGTGGACATGTCTGGTTATGGTTTGTTCAATGATATCGTCCATATGGTTCTATTCCTCTGCATCGGCAAGCACTTCCGGGACGATGAACGCTTCTCAAGAGACCGCTGAAATGAAACTGATGAAGAACCGGATGGTTGATTTTTACATCTCCAGAGATATCATCAACGACGGAACGAACGGCCGGGTCGAATGGACCTTCAAATCACAGGCTGGCACTTACTTATCCGATCAAAACGCTAATGGAAGCTGGGGGGATGTAGATTACGCGAGTACAACCTCCAGTGCCAATGGGCGGGCGTGGTCGCCTTATCTCGCCTTAGACCGGATGCAGTCGATGGCTCAGGCGTTTGCTGACCCGAATGGTCCCTACTATCATAGCGAAACCCTGCTAGGAGGGATTCAAAAGGGGCTGGACTATTGGTTTACGGTAAAGCCGACTTCAACCAACTGGTGGGAGACCGGAATCGGCAAGCAATTAAGGCTGGGGAAAATTGCGCTTTTATGTGAAGGCTATTTAACTGCAGCGCAAGTATCGAATATTATCGGCACGCTGGACAGCAGCCCGCACACTGTCGATGGAGCCAACTCGTCCTGGTACAATCAAAATTATATGATCCGCGGCTTATTGCTGGAGGATGCCCAGAACGTCCGGAACGCTGTGGAAGCGTTTAACGTGCTGTCGAATGTGACGACGACTGTGACGGGCATCCAGTCAGACATGTCATTTTTCATGCATGGGAAAACCAATTATACGACGGGCTATGGAAGAAGCTTTGCCAGAGATATGTCATTCTGGGCGTATGTAACCTCAGATACCTCATTCTCCTACAGCAAGGCGGCGATTGATTCGCTATCGTCCTACCTGCTGGACGGTACCCGGTATCTCGTGAGAGGCGATGTAGCCGATCTGGGTATGGGGATGAATGGACCGGAGTGGCCGGGTTATGAGAGCGCGGCTCTAACCTTCTATGAAGATCCGCTGCAGTGGATGCAGGCGGCCAACCCGAAGCGGGCTGGGGAGTTCGCGAGTTTTCTTGACAATATCCGCAGCTTCGGCACGAGCACGAGCAACGGCCTGGACGCCAACAATATGACGCAATGGCAGACGCTGGTCTCCTCCCATATGCGAAATGATTATGGAATTACGGTCAAGATGTCTTCCAAAACGGTCAAAGGCGGCGAATGGAGAACCATTAATCCCAGCGGATATAACCTGTTGTACTGGACGCCGCAAGGAGCCACTGCCATTCAGAGAACCGGCGACGAATACAGGCCTGTGTACCCGCTGATGGACTGGGCTCATGTTCCTGGCACGACGGCCCCGTACGTACTCACGAAGGATGGGAATTTCAACAATCCCAAAACGTTTGTAGGCGGCGTGACAAATGAGCGTTATGGAGCCACCGCGTTTGATTTTAACAAGCTGAGTACCAGCGGCAAAAAAGGCTACTTTTTTTTCGATGATGAAATGGTCGCGCTGGGCGCAGGCATCGCTTCGACGAATGCCGCACCGGTCCACACGACATTGAACCAAAGTCTGGCGGTAGGCGATGTGCTTGTAGACGGCGCTGTAATCCCAGACGGAACGGCGCAAGCTAACGGGCGCTGGGCTTATAATGATAAGATCGGCTATGTTTTCCCGAATCCCACGGATTTTCAAGTAAAGCGGGAGACGAAGATGGGGAAATGGAGCGACGTCATCACGGGAAGTTCAACGGAGCCGATCACCAAGCCGGTTTTTTCCATTTGGCTCGATCATGGCGTGAAACCGACAAACGCTTCCTATGAGTACATCGTATTGCCGAACAAAACCCCCGAAGAGGTCGGCAGCTACGCGAGCGTGAACCCGATCAGTATTCTTTCCAATACACCGTCGGTTCAGGCGGTACGGCATAATGCTCTGGGCATTGCGGAATTGCTGTTCTATCAGCCCGGGACAGTGACGGTAAGAGACGGCTTGACGGTCACAGTTGACCAGCCGTCCATGGTGATCATAGACGAATCTGTAACACCTGTCCGCATCTCGGTCGCTAATCCCGAAACACCGGGGATTACAGTGAACGTAACGCTGAACCGGGACGGAGAAAAAGCCACGACCACCTATAGACTCGGCAAGGATACGTTTACCGGCCGAAGCATGACCCTAAACGAGGGAACCTCCAGCGACGACAGCGGGTTCGATCTCGCTTACAGTAAAGGAGCAACCGCTTCCTCCAGCCAAGGCAAGCAATTTGCCTCGAATGCTACGGATCTATACAGAAGTTCTTATTGGAGTTCAAATGCCTCAGACAACGAATGGATTTATGTTGACCTGCAAAATCAATATACGATCGATAAAGTTAGGCTAAATTGGGAGAAGGCATACGGGAAAAGCTATAAAATTCAAGTATCCGACGATGCTGTCACCTGGACGGACGTTTATACAACTTCGATGGGGGATGGCGGAATCGACGACATTTCTTTCGGTAAGGCCAGTGCCAGGTTCGTCCGGATGCAGGGCGTTCAGCCGGGTACCGGAGACGGCTACTCGCTTGCTGAATTTAACGTATTTGAAGCGGTGGCACCCAATCTCGCCGAAGGCATGCCGGTAACGGCAAGCTCGACCAGAGCCGCCGACGTGTCGCCCGGGAATGCGGTGGATGGGTCATTGACGACCCGCTGGGGATCTAACTATGCCGATCCGCAGTGGATTTACGTTGATCTTGGCTCCAGCCAACCCATCGCGAAGGTCATGCTGCATTGGGAAAGTGCGTATGGCAAGGAGTACCAAATTCAGGTTTCCGACAATACGACGGACTGGACGACAGTATACAGCACCACAACCGGAGACGGAGAAATCGACGATATCTCCTTCGAACCGGTGACTGCAAGATACGTTCGGATGTATGGCACGAAAAGAGCGAGCACGTACGGCTACTCGCTCTGGGAATTTAAAGTGTATGGTACAGAGAACGTACAAAAGGTTCCGACCCGGGTCGAACTTCAAGCAACACCGTCTTCCGTGGCGGCTGGAGGCAAAGTATCCGTTACGGGAACCGTCTATGACGGCGACGATCTGCCGGTCCCCGGCGTAGAGGTTGAAATCGCGGCTGCCTCGGGCAGCATCGAAACGGCTAAAGCAGTAACGGACGCGAACGGCCGGTTCAGCACGGACTTTACAGCCCCGTCCACAGCCGGTGACGTGACGATCGCGGCCCTTCTCCCTGCAAGTCCGGCCGTGACGGATACGGTTACCGTGTCCGTGAACCAGGACGTACAAGTGCCCGCCCGGATCGAACTTCAAGTGGCGCCGTCTTCCGTGGAGGCTGGAGGTGAAGTATCCGTTACGGGCGCCGTCTACGACAGCGGCGGTCTTCCGGTATCCGGCGTAGAGGTCGAGCTCACGGCTGCATCGGGCAGTATCGAACCGGCTACAGCAGCCACGGACGCGAACGGCCGGTTCAGCACAGTCTTTACAGCGCCGCATGCTGCCGGAGAAGTGACGATTACGGCAGCCGTGACCGCGAATCCGTCCGTGAGGGGGACGACTGCCGTTTACGTAGATGGGGTCGTACAAGTGCCCGCCCGGATCGAACTCCAGGAGGCACCGTCTTCCGTGGTGGCCCAAGGCAAAGTACCCGTTACAGGAGTCGTCTACGACGGCGGCAATCTTCCGGTCCCGGGCGTGGAGGTCGAAATCGCGGCTTCGTCAGGCAGCATCCAGACGGCTAAAGCAGTAACGGACGCGAACGGCCGGTTCAGCACGGTCTTTACGGCGCCTTCCGCAGCCGGAGAAGTGACGATTACAGCCGTCTTGACTGCGAGTCCGGCCGTGACGGATAAGATTACCGTCTCCGTAATTAAGGCCGCACAAGTACCTGCTCTAATCGAACTCCAGGCGACGCCGTCTGCTGTGACGGTCGGCGACGACGTGTCCATTGCAGGAATCGTCTACGACGGTGACAATCTTCCGGTCTCCGGCGTGGAGGCCGAAGTCGCGGCTTCGTCGGGCAGCTTCAAAACTGCTACAGCAGTAACGGATGCGAACGGCCGGTTCAGCATGGTCTTTACGGCGCCTTCCGCAGCCGGAGAAGTGACGATTACAGCCGTCTTGACCGCAAATCCGTCCGTTACAGGGAAAATAAACGTTTCCGTAAACGAGCGTTCAAACGGCGGAAGCGGCGGAAGCGGAGGCAATTCGGGAGGGGGAGCTCCTGTGACCCCGCCGGTAACTCCCAATAATCCGAACGTTAATCCGAACGATGATCCAAACGATGGTCCAGGCACGCAGGACGTTCCGGTACCCGGTCATGCCTTCGCGGATATTGGCGGTCATTGGGCCGAAGCCAATATCTTGGAAGCAGAAAAGAAGGGGATTATTACAGGCTATCCGGACGGTTCGTTCCGGCCCGATCGCACAGTAACGCGCGCTGAATTCGCGGTAATGCTGGCGAAAGCGCTGAAGCTTCAGAACGAAGAAGCAGTCCTGTCCTTCAAGGACGCGGACCGGATCGGGCAGTGGGCCCGGACAGCTGTTGCGCGAGCCGTAAGCCTGGGTCTTATCCAAGGCGATAAGAACAGTAACTTCCGTCCAGATGCGCCTTTGACGAGATCGGAAATGGCCGTAATGCTGGCGCGAGCCTTAAACCTCGCACCTGAAGCCCGTTCCGCCGGATTCGCAGATGACCGCGACATACCGGTCTGGGCTGCCGGAGCGGCAGCCGAGATGAAGAAGCTGGGGATTATGCAGGGTAAGGGCAACAACAGCTTCTTCCCGAAAAATGCCGCGACAAGGGCGGAAACGGTCACGGTTCTGCTCAGGATGCTGGTTGCTAAGGATCAAGAATAA
- a CDS encoding ABC transporter ATP-binding protein: protein MVLKVGNLTVTYGQKKAVDLISFEVKPGQAFGLLGANGAGKSSTIAAVLGIVKSTYDELVIVGKSPIRNRKEIFEQVGVQFQETHFQDKLTVSDACEQWQSLYKQTADLPALLQTFGLADKKQQPVKLLSGGERQRLAVLLALIPEPKLVFLDELTTGLDTKARRMLWKQLVTMKEDGLAIVLTSHYMDEVEALCDEILILREGQTVFRGTIQEALAASGKTTLEDAYLHFAGEEDWG, encoded by the coding sequence ATGGTATTAAAGGTTGGGAATTTGACCGTTACATACGGTCAGAAAAAGGCTGTCGATCTCATTAGCTTTGAAGTAAAGCCGGGGCAAGCATTTGGATTACTGGGTGCGAACGGGGCAGGAAAGTCTTCAACCATTGCTGCAGTGCTTGGTATTGTGAAGAGCACTTATGATGAGCTTGTTATCGTGGGTAAATCGCCAATACGCAATCGGAAGGAGATATTTGAACAGGTAGGGGTGCAGTTTCAAGAAACCCATTTCCAGGATAAACTAACCGTTTCCGACGCATGTGAACAATGGCAATCACTCTATAAACAAACGGCGGACTTACCTGCTTTACTACAAACCTTTGGGTTGGCAGATAAGAAACAACAACCGGTTAAATTGCTTTCTGGCGGGGAGCGTCAGCGGTTGGCCGTACTCCTTGCCCTAATTCCTGAACCGAAACTTGTGTTTTTAGATGAGCTGACCACAGGGCTTGATACAAAGGCGCGTCGGATGTTGTGGAAACAGCTCGTAACAATGAAAGAAGATGGTTTGGCAATTGTTTTAACATCACATTACATGGATGAGGTTGAAGCGTTGTGTGATGAGATATTAATTCTGCGAGAGGGTCAAACCGTCTTTCGTGGAACCATTCAGGAAGCGTTAGCCGCTAGCGGGAAAACAACGCTTGAAGATGCATATTTACATTTTGCCGGCGAGGAGGACTGGGGATGA
- a CDS encoding ABC transporter permease, translated as MSTMFTLLKIEGKLVWKGIDILIFGICFPVILAALFGYVLSKDASAGSSDFELSYAAVITIGVLATGVMGLPLTIADYRHRGILKRFQVTPVSPLQILFAQGIIQLSSALVSFIGVTLGYYLFFDYQIAGSWLIFLSVYAFVVLAMYSIGTFIGSVVPDQKAANMWSSIAYFTMLLFSGATIPYEVMPRFVQWIMDILPLSHGIHLLKLVSTGRETEGMMVPFLILGIVTGISLIGAFKFFRWK; from the coding sequence ATGAGTACAATGTTTACGCTTTTAAAAATAGAAGGTAAGCTGGTATGGAAAGGCATTGATATTTTAATCTTCGGGATATGCTTTCCGGTTATTTTGGCGGCCTTGTTTGGTTACGTGCTTAGTAAAGATGCATCTGCTGGTTCATCTGATTTTGAATTATCTTACGCAGCCGTTATAACGATTGGTGTGCTTGCAACGGGCGTAATGGGTCTGCCATTAACCATTGCTGATTATCGGCACCGGGGCATTCTGAAACGATTCCAAGTGACACCGGTATCACCTTTACAGATTTTATTCGCCCAAGGCATAATTCAGCTTTCCTCTGCCCTTGTTTCATTTATTGGGGTTACTCTCGGTTATTATTTATTTTTTGATTATCAGATAGCAGGCTCCTGGCTTATATTTTTGAGCGTATATGCCTTTGTTGTTTTAGCCATGTACAGTATTGGCACTTTTATTGGCAGTGTCGTACCTGATCAAAAGGCAGCTAATATGTGGAGTTCTATTGCGTACTTTACGATGTTGTTATTCTCAGGTGCGACCATTCCATATGAAGTAATGCCACGCTTCGTTCAATGGATCATGGATATCTTACCCTTGTCACATGGGATTCATTTATTAAAGCTAGTAAGTACAGGTAGAGAAACAGAGGGGATGATGGTACCATTTTTGATATTAGGCATTGTTACCGGAATCAGCTTGATTGGGGCATTCAAATTTTTTAGGTGGAAGTAG
- a CDS encoding MerR family transcriptional regulator — MYRTKEIAAMVGVHPNTVRIYEEWGYISAVPRGVNGYRIYSDLHLFQLNIARTAFRCEIVQGLIRAKARAIVEASGKADFTQALEYAQSYLSHLEKEYNRALEAIELSEQWLCGIQSTPAQTYTRKETAQVLDLSTEVIRNWERNGLITVHRLSNGSLAYTENEIRRLKIIRTLRTAHYSISAILRLMNQAENMRWTNLNIKKVLDTPEEHEDIISVTDRLVYSLEQAIASAKELIWMLREKLNLER, encoded by the coding sequence ATGTACCGGACCAAAGAAATTGCAGCAATGGTTGGGGTACATCCCAACACTGTGCGGATTTATGAAGAATGGGGATATATCTCAGCTGTTCCGAGAGGTGTGAACGGCTACCGCATTTATTCTGACTTGCATTTATTTCAACTGAACATAGCTAGAACCGCTTTTCGTTGTGAAATTGTTCAAGGACTCATTCGGGCAAAAGCTAGAGCCATTGTTGAAGCTAGCGGCAAAGCGGATTTTACTCAAGCACTAGAATATGCACAAAGCTACTTGTCCCATCTAGAAAAAGAATATAACCGGGCGCTAGAAGCTATTGAACTTTCGGAGCAGTGGTTATGTGGAATACAATCCACACCTGCTCAAACGTATACACGCAAAGAGACTGCCCAGGTTCTGGACCTCTCAACTGAAGTTATCCGAAATTGGGAGCGCAATGGATTAATAACTGTTCATAGACTTTCCAATGGCTCGCTGGCATATACAGAAAATGAAATAAGACGGTTGAAAATAATTCGGACCTTAAGGACGGCACATTATTCGATAAGTGCAATTCTCCGGTTGATGAATCAGGCAGAGAACATGAGGTGGACGAATCTTAATATTAAGAAAGTGCTCGACACACCAGAAGAGCATGAAGATATTATTTCAGTGACAGATCGGTTAGTCTATTCACTGGAACAAGCTATTGCGTCTGCTAAGGAGCTAATATGGATGCTAAGGGAAAAATTGAACTTGGAGAGATGA
- a CDS encoding alpha/beta fold hydrolase — translation MRTIFLTGGTGFIGRQLVEELLKEDVMIFLLVRSKSKATRTFQEKGILNEAAMHFIEGDLTKTDLGLSDEDKDRVSNTDVIIHAGGQMDIQATKQEAISVFLNGAKHISEFAKSIHQLKGLQQFIHVVGYMTPFDDKNSKVAIDVFKVGHDYLKIKNPYERTKFLADLYIRQQASAIGYPLSVINPPTVVGSSKTGSTEQVAGLGLLVASMRRGLMPVIPGGKGYKLPLISNDELAKFIVQVFKLEQSSIHTYTLVQDKQLDPDISELLDVMSESMNMAAPKISVPIRFMKALMKSGISKITTIPSDGLNFITNRKFSNDLSKKVMGEDWFKKTSVMKFFPVVVADLDYRLTYQNDQYNHAFERTLIGNTVIYQIQGEGKPFILLHGLLSDGEDLFPLGIELHEKTGQPIWIVDLPGLGRSPFKREKNLLNLYLNLVKALLEKTTNGAHWIGHSFGSVILLESLVREYIDTKNTITLLQPPVVKKNSKSFNAPQFMNKWALKLATANSIERFLIGNGLFENTESIPKHYIAKVSSSFTSPRILNTTLQLNRFLSKDSQGDFTKVPRYNLHIIWGDHDRSYSAPLHLGKIDVVPYGHHFPLSHPRETASYIL, via the coding sequence GTGAGGACAATATTTTTAACAGGTGGAACAGGCTTTATTGGGAGGCAATTAGTAGAGGAACTTCTTAAAGAAGATGTTATGATTTTTCTTTTAGTGAGGTCGAAAAGTAAAGCAACACGTACTTTTCAAGAAAAAGGCATTTTAAATGAAGCAGCCATGCACTTTATTGAAGGTGATTTGACGAAAACAGATTTAGGTTTAAGTGATGAAGATAAGGATCGGGTATCGAACACGGATGTTATTATTCACGCAGGTGGACAAATGGATATTCAAGCAACAAAGCAAGAGGCAATATCTGTATTTTTAAACGGTGCCAAGCATATCAGTGAATTCGCAAAAAGTATTCATCAATTGAAGGGATTGCAGCAATTTATTCATGTAGTTGGATATATGACCCCCTTTGATGATAAGAATAGCAAGGTTGCGATTGATGTGTTTAAAGTGGGTCACGACTATTTGAAAATAAAAAATCCTTATGAAAGAACAAAATTTTTAGCAGACCTTTATATTCGCCAGCAGGCATCCGCAATAGGCTATCCGCTTTCTGTGATTAATCCGCCAACTGTAGTCGGCAGTAGTAAAACAGGGAGTACGGAGCAAGTAGCAGGCTTAGGCTTGCTTGTGGCGAGTATGCGAAGAGGGCTAATGCCAGTTATTCCTGGAGGCAAGGGGTATAAATTACCGCTTATTTCAAACGATGAGCTAGCGAAGTTTATTGTTCAGGTTTTTAAGCTGGAGCAATCGTCTATTCATACATATACACTTGTTCAAGACAAACAGCTTGATCCGGATATATCTGAATTATTAGATGTTATGTCAGAAAGTATGAATATGGCAGCACCTAAAATCTCTGTGCCCATTCGTTTTATGAAGGCACTTATGAAAAGTGGGATAAGTAAAATAACAACAATTCCATCTGATGGACTGAACTTTATTACAAATAGAAAGTTTTCAAATGATTTATCGAAAAAAGTCATGGGAGAAGATTGGTTTAAAAAGACGAGTGTAATGAAATTTTTTCCAGTCGTAGTAGCGGATTTGGATTATCGCTTGACGTATCAAAATGACCAGTATAATCATGCATTTGAACGAACATTAATCGGAAACACTGTGATTTATCAAATACAAGGAGAGGGTAAACCGTTTATTTTATTACACGGATTATTGAGTGATGGAGAGGATTTATTTCCATTAGGAATAGAACTTCATGAAAAAACTGGTCAACCTATATGGATTGTAGATCTTCCAGGTTTAGGACGTTCCCCTTTTAAACGAGAGAAAAATCTTCTGAATCTCTATTTGAATTTAGTGAAAGCGTTATTGGAAAAAACTACTAATGGCGCGCACTGGATTGGCCATTCCTTCGGATCGGTTATTCTGCTGGAATCATTAGTGCGAGAGTACATAGATACGAAGAATACTATTACTTTACTTCAGCCACCTGTTGTGAAAAAAAACTCTAAGTCGTTTAATGCTCCTCAATTTATGAATAAATGGGCATTGAAGTTAGCAACTGCTAATTCAATAGAACGTTTTTTAATTGGAAATGGTCTGTTTGAAAATACGGAGAGCATTCCGAAACATTATATTGCAAAAGTAAGCAGTAGCTTTACTTCGCCTAGAATTTTAAATACAACTCTTCAGCTTAACCGTTTTCTATCGAAAGACTCTCAGGGTGATTTCACCAAAGTACCAAGGTATAATCTTCATATTATTTGGGGAGATCATGATAGAAGCTATTCTGCTCCATTACATCTTGGTAAAATTGATGTTGTTCCATATGGTCATCATTTTCCTCTTAGCCATCCGAGGGAAACGGCTTCCTATATACTATGA
- a CDS encoding TetR/AcrR family transcriptional regulator, whose translation MNQKRVIEVAATLFLEKGFAYTSMDELVRVSKVSKSNVYYHFSDKEELLEGVVDYWIETYQRAIDQILSQNQLSVEDRVQMFLKHLSQGVQSREYKGGCPFITLYIQSPTHATHIKEKIGLFFTGLQMKVSLLLKQGVEKGEFRNTIHIDEVAALFITNLEGALFISETLKDATVITKTASQFFNLLR comes from the coding sequence ATGAATCAAAAACGTGTGATTGAAGTAGCGGCAACATTATTTTTAGAAAAAGGATTTGCTTATACAAGCATGGATGAATTAGTGCGTGTAAGCAAAGTATCAAAATCTAATGTGTATTATCACTTTTCTGACAAGGAAGAATTGTTAGAAGGGGTCGTTGATTATTGGATTGAAACGTATCAGCGTGCAATTGATCAAATACTTTCTCAGAACCAATTATCAGTTGAAGATCGTGTCCAGATGTTTTTAAAGCATTTATCGCAGGGAGTTCAGTCAAGAGAGTATAAGGGTGGCTGTCCATTTATTACTCTTTATATTCAAAGTCCTACACATGCTACGCACATAAAAGAAAAAATAGGTCTCTTTTTTACAGGATTACAAATGAAAGTCTCTCTATTATTAAAACAAGGAGTAGAAAAAGGAGAGTTTAGAAATACGATTCATATTGACGAGGTAGCGGCACTTTTTATAACGAATCTTGAAGGAGCGCTGTTTATTTCAGAAACATTGAAGGATGCAACTGTTATCACGAAAACAGCCAGCCAATTTTTTAACTTGCTTCGATAA
- a CDS encoding PQQ-binding-like beta-propeller repeat protein, with product MKKGIATLGLLSLIMIFTMGAAVVKDPLDVTRKLSVKNDQSHNIILKNAAEYEMKWSFTDKSPYQMYSLYKGPNGLVYAQSFEEIFAINAATGKVVWRHPSDWQSELTPLLGADGTYYKVSYDDVERLSPKVYQTDVTRLASSGEVTTFHDVKLRVVSRFEDGSLFDLFQAGDHKGNYIVLTDEGLKSIQKDGSTNWCLTTIPFKNGVLDVNDIEQLYTDSKGNIIADFEKVEATLDLSGNTLRVADYNQIQNEPVSYSDIIDKDEHGGYYILDEDEGSITDKDFKTRKQKWKYSLSTYEKAAGIGLFTGSFTTDSKGNVYFGANNGNVYSLDYNGKPRFTLSVSSSQLSYPDIIAVNDNFTVISVNNNIICLQKKSK from the coding sequence ATGAAAAAGGGAATAGCCACATTAGGGCTGCTGAGTTTAATTATGATTTTTACAATGGGCGCTGCCGTAGTCAAGGATCCGTTGGATGTGACCCGGAAGCTGTCTGTGAAGAACGACCAGAGCCACAATATCATTTTAAAAAATGCTGCCGAATATGAAATGAAATGGTCCTTCACCGATAAGAGCCCTTATCAAATGTACAGTTTGTACAAGGGGCCGAATGGACTGGTCTATGCCCAGAGTTTTGAAGAAATCTTCGCAATCAACGCCGCAACGGGGAAGGTGGTCTGGAGGCATCCAAGTGATTGGCAGAGTGAGCTTACTCCTTTGCTGGGAGCAGACGGTACATATTATAAGGTTTCATATGATGATGTCGAGCGCTTGTCCCCAAAGGTATATCAAACGGACGTTACCCGTCTTGCCAGTTCAGGCGAAGTAACCACTTTTCATGATGTCAAGCTGCGGGTAGTATCCCGCTTTGAGGATGGCTCTTTATTTGATCTTTTTCAGGCAGGGGATCATAAAGGGAATTACATAGTGCTCACAGATGAAGGATTGAAATCCATTCAAAAAGACGGATCAACGAACTGGTGCCTCACCACAATTCCTTTCAAGAACGGGGTTCTGGATGTCAACGATATAGAGCAGCTCTACACGGATTCCAAAGGCAATATTATTGCTGATTTTGAGAAAGTGGAGGCTACCCTGGATCTGAGCGGTAACACTCTGCGGGTTGCGGATTATAATCAAATCCAGAACGAACCGGTGAGTTACTCAGATATTATTGACAAGGATGAGCACGGGGGTTATTACATATTAGATGAAGATGAGGGGAGCATTACGGATAAGGATTTTAAGACAAGGAAGCAGAAGTGGAAATATTCATTGAGTACATATGAAAAGGCTGCTGGTATAGGTCTTTTTACAGGCAGCTTCACGACGGACAGTAAAGGTAATGTATACTTCGGCGCCAACAACGGCAATGTGTATTCATTGGATTATAACGGGAAGCCCCGCTTCACATTGTCGGTGAGCAGCAGTCAACTCTCCTATCCGGATATCATTGCCGTAAATGATAATTTTACGGTGATTAGTGTGAATAACAACATCATTTGCCTGCAAAAAAAGAGTAAATGA